The Vitis vinifera cultivar Pinot Noir 40024 chromosome 3, ASM3070453v1 region TCATTCTCCACCTCCTTAAAAGTTATTCTACAAACAAACTCAAGGAGTTTTGATTCCTTACTATTagagtttaaatatttttaaaattcaccATCCACATGTGGGTTAAATAAAGAGGAGGATAAATAAGTAGATAAGATTtcatgaaattcaaattttgtttttgaattaaattggTTGAAAATAGAACAAAGATAATTACCCATTCAGTTTGGGATCTTTATCTTTCACTAATAATGTTGCTTATAAATGATAAGTTTATTGGTGAGTCTAATAATCTTTTCTCCATAAGGTTTGAGCTTTTCTatctcttttctattttctctcattCCAATTTTTCTTGATGTCCATCTACACCTAGAATCTAGAGGATGGAGTAATATGAAACTTTAGTAATTTCTTTGAAGAAAGAAGTTACCAACATTAAAGATTGTGATTCAAACTACAAAGATCTTCCACAGGTATTTATTTGgactataattttaattttaatcttacATTGAAATAAGAGCTAGATGAGGCTTGTTTTCATctccatttatatttatttatttgaaataaatatatatttgttttcattaattgaatatttttttataataaaaaaatgggaagTGTAGGTTGAATCCAAAAATATGGGTCTAAGCATGCAAACATAAAAATGGACTGCCCAAAAGCGTAGGTCCAATCCAAAAGTGTAAGCTTAAACATGCAAACACAAAAATGGACTACTCAAAAGCACAAGTTCAATTGAAAAGTATAGGCTTAAGcatgaaaacacaaaaatagacTACCCAAAAGCACAAGTCTAATCCAAAAGTGCAAGCTAAGCCTGCAAACACAATAATGAACTACCTAGAAGTGTAGGCCTAGGCATGTAAACACAAAAATGGATTGTCCATAAGCGCAAATTTAATCTAAAAGTGCAGGCCCAAACATGCAAACACATAAAAATAGACTGCCTAAAAGTGCATGTCTAATCCAAAAATGTAGGCATAAATGTGCAAGCACAAAAGTGCAATTCAACCCAAGGGGCTACctttttcattaaaagaattttggaaataaggTTATTGAATTtatggattattttttttatgtatacaATTTTTATTTGCATGTCAATTGTTTTTatccaatatttaaaaataaaaataaaaattggacttTTACTtgtagatgattttttttttcttctccttgaTATTATGGTGAACATTTTTTAGGGGatattgggatttttttaaaaacaaatttaaattttaaattagttataATGTTCTAGTTCAATGAGAGATGATTATGAGCATTGCGAAATTCTCAATCTCATTATGTTAACAAAAGTATCATAGGTTGATTTGAAACTGAGAAATGTATGCTAATGTCATACTCTATGCAATAAATATAGTTAAATGACCACTAAGAACATTGTTGTTGATTTGAAAAAAGTAGAATAATTagatagaaaaaattattttatgtggCATAGAAAAATCCAATACCAACTAAATGAACAAGATGTCTTAGAGACCTTAACTAATACCCAACTTGAAGAAGAGAATTCAACCCAACACCATTGTGTCATAGAAGCTTATAATTTCTCAGTTAAAAAAAACTGTTGTACATGTTTTACTACGCTGAGTATCATGCACAATGACTTATTAAAGGAGTTTGAGAATTGCCCCATTGATGTGGAATAAGCTCAAGATTGCCTATGATTTGACATTTGCAACTAGGTTGCGAACACTCACTTTGAAGTTCAAGTAATATGTCATAGACCTCACATACATCATGGTTGAACATTTGACAACAGTGTCAACCCCAATTTGTGACTTGAAGCCAATTGGTAGTAACCTAACATATGAGCAAAACGTCATAGTTGTTATTTGCTTTGTGCTTGAATCATGGAGTAAATGAAACTTGAGTTCACACACAATGATAAtatcaaaacttttattaatatttcttgCCATATTGAAGTTAGAAGGGAGATGCTTAAGGGTACAACACACCATACTTGTGGCCCATGCGGGGCAACAACAGGCTAATAAGCCTAAGCATAAGGGACAAGAAAACATGGTGGTACAACTAGAAACTTGGGGCTAAAGAAAGGAAATCAGGAAAAATGCTAGCTAGAAAGGCAAATGGGGCAAAAATAAGGATAAGGCCAACATGAAATGCTACAACTATGAAAAGGTGACTTTGCTCGTGAGTGCATTGAGCTAAAGAAGGTATACCCAAATCCTAGATCTCTTTTTTCATATGTTTGTACACTTGTATTAGTTGTTCATTGTCTTCCTAGGTGGATTGTAGATTCAAGAGcaacaaaatatataacaagGGATCAAGTGAGATTCGCAAATTATAGAAGGAAACCTATTAGGTAATGGATCAAAGGAGGATGTTTAAAGGATTGGAACATACCAACTGAAATTGCTCTTAGGGCATACATTACTCCATGATGTGTTATATACACTTGGTGTCCATTGTAATCTACTTTCAATAAAAGCACTACTTGAATTGTCCAAAAGCACTACCAAGGTTTTTCAAAGAGGCCtatcttaaaattaatatataaatgaaagtATAGTAGTTAGGCACCTTCCTAAAACTTTATGAACACTCTCAAAAGGAAATTAAGCATCTAAAGATGCTccaagaaaagggaaaaataaaataaaaaagtctaCACAGGTTCGACTAGTTATAAAATGATTGATTATGaaatgagaatatatatatatacacaaaaaaaaccttgaaaaatatattgaattctAGGGGTGAGCatgatttctttaaaattgaactttaagctacaagtatatatataagtataCACATATATACACTAGcatttttttcataagaaaattttaagcaGGATTCTTTATTTAAGAAAGAGGAAATCATAAACAtaaacacttaaaaaatataaagagaatTCTTTCCTTAAGATATAGGTAAACactattactttttaaaatttattccttttacttttctttgttCTTATGCCCTTTCCTTCAAACACACTAAATTCTTTCCCAAAAACAAGGAAGGCTTATaataaacattatatataaGGGCAGTAGATGCATAACTGCCCCACATATCTTTAATACTGCTCATTTTGAGTATCAAATTGCCTACAAATTTTCTATTGTTTATGAAGAAAAAGTTGATGGATGATTTGCAAGAGCAAAGGAAGAACACATTGGAGAGGTTGAGATATCCATCCCCATTCaaatgtctatatatatatatatatatatatatatatatgtaactCAAATCTATTCAACAAGGGGCTGTACTAGTACATCTCTTGTTTCATCTATAACatgaaattaattcatacaTGTTTTGTGTTCTTTACGAGTTAACATGtaacttttaattttaagagtTGAATAAGTCTAATTTAACTTTTAAGGAAGAATTTTTCACAAggaagtttatttttaatttgttattttactatactattttctatttctattattaATGATTATGTGTAAGTGAGGAAAGCATGGTCAATCGTAGAACTTTGAAAAGCAAAAGTAGGGTTGTATTCTTTCTGGGTTTCCCAAGTTCTTTACTTGTTTGCTTTGGGTGTTCCCTTTCTCACTTCTCAAAATGTTCCTTGTGTTCTCTGCCATTATTTGGTAGGTCACATCCATTGCTGAACATGGAAGATTATCATTGAATGGAAGCGTCTTAATTTATCAccattatttgcttcaagatTACTTGAAGCATGGCAGGTGTGAATTGCTCAACATGGAAGATGTCTCTTGTGAAACCCAGTTATCTCCGTCTATCAGTGGAGAATCTCAAGCACCCTGTGAGGTGTGGAAAACTAGCACTTCATGTTCAAAATATAAAGAGGATTATTCTTTGCTAATGGCGGAAGGAATGCATATTCATCAAACCGCAGTGAAGGATAATGAGGAGTCTTTGCTCAAGCACAGAGGTATATACAAAAGAATAAagagttttccttttctttcaacctcattttcttttccctgaTGTTTATTCTTTTCCCATCCTTCAAACACAAGAATATTCTTTCTTCACAGAGCAAAAATCAAAGATATACACTACATATGTATGGTAGACTGAGATTTGAGACCACAAACCCCCATATTTTTAGCAAATACATCTAATTTCCTCATCATCACTTTGAATATCATCAACAAAATGTCTGCTGATCATTTGCAGTTCTTGAAGAACAAGTTCATTCTGGACTTGGAAGACGCGGAGGAGGAACACAGCGGGAAAAATGAGATCCCCCTTCGCTCTCATTTTCTACAGATTAGAGATGTGTTGGAAGCAAAGGACATCACCGCATCCACACCCATTAGATTGAAGAATTGTCTATACAACGTCATCAGCGCATTAGAAGACTGCGTGGTGTTGTCGGAGAAGCGTGAATCCCGACAGAAGAAGGATGGTCCGATGCATGGATACACTGGCGGAGCATTGGCTTTTATGAAAAACCAGAAGGTTGTTGATGCAAATAAAGAGAAAGTTAAGGGCTACGGCTGATGCGATTATTCCTGGTATGGCCGACATGGCCACAAGTTCATCCTCCACCTCCTTACCACTTATTCCAAGACCAAACTCCTTGAATTTTGATTACTCAGATTTTCCAGGTTTTCATGAACAACTAGACACAATTTTAGATCGACTGGGGAATGGAGAAGGATTTCAGGAAATTGGAATCGTGGGGATTGGGGGCTCGGGTAAAACCACTCTTGCCCAGATGGTTTTCACTTATTAGTCCAATCGGAGGTATTCCCGGGATTACatgttcaaattgataaatgatagtttttttcattcatattttcattcgttcatgtacagagtatatatagagggtatcgccattctaagaatgggaaaaaatgatacaagaaaagaatgatataaggaaataacaattaatatcctaatatctcaactttcctaatatctcaatattcataatatctcaactttcctaatatctaaacattcctaatatctcaacactaaatgatataaggaaagcattc contains the following coding sequences:
- the LOC104878926 gene encoding uncharacterized protein LOC104878926, with the translated sequence MRSLCSSTEFLKNKFILDLEDAEEEHSGKNEIPLRSHFLQIRDVLEAKDITASTPIRLKNCLYNVISALEDCVVLSEKRESRQKKDGPMHGYTGGALAFMKNQKVVDANKEKVKGYG